The Xenopus laevis strain J_2021 chromosome 7S, Xenopus_laevis_v10.1, whole genome shotgun sequence genome includes a window with the following:
- the rer1.S gene encoding protein RER1 isoform X3 — protein sequence MALKRGTPLPSFLLYFISYTYYRNIMSEGDSVGESVHGKPSVVFRFFSRFGQIYQSFLDRSTPYAAVRWAMTLSLSLIYMIRVYILQGWYIVTYALGIYHLNLFIAFLSPKVDPSLMEDSDEGPSLPTKQNEEFRPFIRRLPEFKFWHSATKGVVVAMGCTFFDAFNVPVFWPILVMYFIMLFCITMKRQIKIALKYSKFLVLHQKIKTAGTRHTFVFSNCKSILKQLDLLSNH from the exons ATGGCCTTGAAGAGAGGGACTCCGCTCCCATCAttcttgctttattttatttcttacacGTATTACAG AAACATAATGTCAGAAGGAGATAGCGTTGGTGAGTCGGTTCATGGAAAACCTTCAGTGGTGTTCCGGTTCTTTTCGAGGTTTGGACAG ATTTACCAATCATTTCTAGACAGATCCACACCATATGCAGCAGTACGATGGGCGATGACACTGAGCCTTAGTTTAATTTACATGATAAGGGTGTATATACTACAG GGTTGGTACATAGTGACATATGCCTTGGGTATTTACCACCTAAATCTGTTCATAGCATTCCTATCTCCAAAGGTAGATCCATCTCTAATGGAAGACTCAG atgagGGACCTTCATTACCCACTAAACAAAATGAGGAGTTTCGGCCATTTATCAGAAGACTGCCTGAATTTAAATTCTG GCACTCGGCAACAAAAGGAGTTGTCGTTGCAATGGGATGCACTTTCTTTGATGCTTTTAATGTTCCTGTGTTTTGGCCCATCCTCGTTATGTATTTTATCATGCTTTTTTGCATCACCATGAAAAGACAGATAAAG ATCGCGCTCAAATACTCAAAATTTCTTGTattacaccaaaaaataaaaacagcaggAACCAGGCACACGTTTGTTTTTTCCAACTGTAAATCTAtcctaaaacaactggacttgctgagtaatcattga
- the rer1.S gene encoding protein RER1 isoform X4, whose translation MALKRGTPLPSFLLYFISYTYYRNIMSEGDSVGESVHGKPSVVFRFFSRFGQIYQSFLDRSTPYAAVRWAMTLSLSLIYMIRVYILQGWYIVTYALGIYHLNLFIAFLSPKVDPSLMEDSDEGPSLPTKQNEEFRPFIRRLPEFKFWHSATKGVVVAMGCTFFDAFNVPVFWPILVMYFIMLFCITMKRQIKHMIKYRYIPFTHGKRKYKGKEEPAPGKPFSS comes from the exons ATGGCCTTGAAGAGAGGGACTCCGCTCCCATCAttcttgctttattttatttcttacacGTATTACAG AAACATAATGTCAGAAGGAGATAGCGTTGGTGAGTCGGTTCATGGAAAACCTTCAGTGGTGTTCCGGTTCTTTTCGAGGTTTGGACAG ATTTACCAATCATTTCTAGACAGATCCACACCATATGCAGCAGTACGATGGGCGATGACACTGAGCCTTAGTTTAATTTACATGATAAGGGTGTATATACTACAG GGTTGGTACATAGTGACATATGCCTTGGGTATTTACCACCTAAATCTGTTCATAGCATTCCTATCTCCAAAGGTAGATCCATCTCTAATGGAAGACTCAG atgagGGACCTTCATTACCCACTAAACAAAATGAGGAGTTTCGGCCATTTATCAGAAGACTGCCTGAATTTAAATTCTG GCACTCGGCAACAAAAGGAGTTGTCGTTGCAATGGGATGCACTTTCTTTGATGCTTTTAATGTTCCTGTGTTTTGGCCCATCCTCGTTATGTATTTTATCATGCTTTTTTGCATCACCATGAAAAGACAGATAAAG CACatgataaaatacaggtatatacCCTTCACACATGGCAAGAGGAAGTACAAAGGAAAGGAGGAACCCGCACCCGGGAAGCCGTTCTCCAGTTAA
- the rer1.S gene encoding protein RER1 isoform X2 → MVAWHILMKIIESPDSSAAVLPRKPQQEDVSKQVRPKPANPMRGHRAFGLRYFRCRWAGIVTCTDREFSVPTRAGPRRNIMSEGDSVGESVHGKPSVVFRFFSRFGQIYQSFLDRSTPYAAVRWAMTLSLSLIYMIRVYILQGWYIVTYALGIYHLNLFIAFLSPKVDPSLMEDSDEGPSLPTKQNEEFRPFIRRLPEFKFWHSATKGVVVAMGCTFFDAFNVPVFWPILVMYFIMLFCITMKRQIKHMIKYRYIPFTHGKRKYKGKEEPAPGKPFSS, encoded by the exons ATGGTGGCATGGCATATATTAATGAAAATCATAGAATCTCCTGACAGCTCTGCTGCTGTGTTGCCCAGGAAACCCCAGCAAGAGGATGTGAGCAAACAAGTCAGGCCAAAACCCGCCAATCCGATGCGAGGTCATCGCGCATTCGGTTTACGCTACTTCCGGTGCCGGTGGGCTGGGATAGTGACGTGTACTGATCGGGAGTTCTCAGTTCCGACTCGGGCAGGACCTAGAAG AAACATAATGTCAGAAGGAGATAGCGTTGGTGAGTCGGTTCATGGAAAACCTTCAGTGGTGTTCCGGTTCTTTTCGAGGTTTGGACAG ATTTACCAATCATTTCTAGACAGATCCACACCATATGCAGCAGTACGATGGGCGATGACACTGAGCCTTAGTTTAATTTACATGATAAGGGTGTATATACTACAG GGTTGGTACATAGTGACATATGCCTTGGGTATTTACCACCTAAATCTGTTCATAGCATTCCTATCTCCAAAGGTAGATCCATCTCTAATGGAAGACTCAG atgagGGACCTTCATTACCCACTAAACAAAATGAGGAGTTTCGGCCATTTATCAGAAGACTGCCTGAATTTAAATTCTG GCACTCGGCAACAAAAGGAGTTGTCGTTGCAATGGGATGCACTTTCTTTGATGCTTTTAATGTTCCTGTGTTTTGGCCCATCCTCGTTATGTATTTTATCATGCTTTTTTGCATCACCATGAAAAGACAGATAAAG CACatgataaaatacaggtatatacCCTTCACACATGGCAAGAGGAAGTACAAAGGAAAGGAGGAACCCGCACCCGGGAAGCCGTTCTCCAGTTAA
- the rer1.S gene encoding protein RER1 isoform X1 produces MVAWHILMKIIESPDSSAAVLPRKPQQEDVSKQVRPKPANPMRGHRAFGLRYFRCRWAGIVTCTDREFSVPTRAGPRRNIMSEGDSVGESVHGKPSVVFRFFSRFGQIYQSFLDRSTPYAAVRWAMTLSLSLIYMIRVYILQGWYIVTYALGIYHLNLFIAFLSPKVDPSLMEDSDEGPSLPTKQNEEFRPFIRRLPEFKFWHSATKGVVVAMGCTFFDAFNVPVFWPILVMYFIMLFCITMKRQIKIALKYSKFLVLHQKIKTAGTRHTFVFSNCKSILKQLDLLSNH; encoded by the exons ATGGTGGCATGGCATATATTAATGAAAATCATAGAATCTCCTGACAGCTCTGCTGCTGTGTTGCCCAGGAAACCCCAGCAAGAGGATGTGAGCAAACAAGTCAGGCCAAAACCCGCCAATCCGATGCGAGGTCATCGCGCATTCGGTTTACGCTACTTCCGGTGCCGGTGGGCTGGGATAGTGACGTGTACTGATCGGGAGTTCTCAGTTCCGACTCGGGCAGGACCTAGAAG AAACATAATGTCAGAAGGAGATAGCGTTGGTGAGTCGGTTCATGGAAAACCTTCAGTGGTGTTCCGGTTCTTTTCGAGGTTTGGACAG ATTTACCAATCATTTCTAGACAGATCCACACCATATGCAGCAGTACGATGGGCGATGACACTGAGCCTTAGTTTAATTTACATGATAAGGGTGTATATACTACAG GGTTGGTACATAGTGACATATGCCTTGGGTATTTACCACCTAAATCTGTTCATAGCATTCCTATCTCCAAAGGTAGATCCATCTCTAATGGAAGACTCAG atgagGGACCTTCATTACCCACTAAACAAAATGAGGAGTTTCGGCCATTTATCAGAAGACTGCCTGAATTTAAATTCTG GCACTCGGCAACAAAAGGAGTTGTCGTTGCAATGGGATGCACTTTCTTTGATGCTTTTAATGTTCCTGTGTTTTGGCCCATCCTCGTTATGTATTTTATCATGCTTTTTTGCATCACCATGAAAAGACAGATAAAG ATCGCGCTCAAATACTCAAAATTTCTTGTattacaccaaaaaataaaaacagcaggAACCAGGCACACGTTTGTTTTTTCCAACTGTAAATCTAtcctaaaacaactggacttgctgagtaatcattga